A window from Setaria italica strain Yugu1 chromosome VIII, Setaria_italica_v2.0, whole genome shotgun sequence encodes these proteins:
- the LOC101752811 gene encoding serpin-Z1 → MAAAFSLRVLSHIASNGGSRANLAVSPLSLHAALVLLGAGARGATLDQIVGFLGPAGAALASHAALHMLAADHSAGGPTVRFANGIWVDAALRLKDAYARAAVEHYRAEARPAPFKSMPEDVRLQINQWVASATAGRIKDLLPPGSIDSGTPAVLANALYFKGAWERKFDTSLTQDGAFYLLTGGHVRVPFMSSTSKQRIVSRPGYKVLRLPYARGRDHRAFSMYVYLPDAHDGLPGLLHKLSSDPAASLESSASLMAKVPVRALRVPRFTVSYKTKAAAMLQDLGLALPFDPIRADFGDMVESPPEPLFVSEVYHECFVEVNEEGTEAAAATAAVMACRCCARPPPPEDFVADHPFMFLIQEDFTGVVVFAGQVVDPSLSR, encoded by the exons atggcGGCCGCCTTCTCCCTGCGCGTGCTCAGCCACATCGCCTCCAACGGCGGCTCCCGCGCCAACCTGGCTGTCTCCCCGCTCTCCCTCCACGCGGCGCTGGTGCTCctcggcgcgggcgcgcggggcgcCACGCTCGACCAGATCGTCGGCTTcctcggccccgccggcgccgcgctcgcGTCGCACGCCGCGCTGCACATGCTCGCTGCTGATCACAGTGCCGGCGGGCCCACGGTGCGGTTCGCCAACGGCATCTGGGTCGATGCGGCGCTGCGGCTCAAGGACGCctacgcccgcgccgccgtcgagcacTACCGCGCCGAAGCACGCCCGGCGCCCTTCAAGTCCATG CCAGAGGACGTGAGACTCCAGATCAACCAGTGGGTCGCGAGCGCGACGGCCGGCCGGATCAAGGACCTCCTCCCCCCAGGCTCCATCGACAGTGGCACGCCGGCGGTTCTCGCCAACGCGCTCTACTTCAAGGGTGCCTGGGAACGCAAGTTCGACACCTCGCTCACGCAGGACGGCGCCTTCTACCTGCTCACCGGCGGCCACGTCCGCGTTCCGTTCATGTCGAGCACCAGCAAGCAGCGCATCGTCAGCCGCCCCGGCTACAAGGTCCTGCGGCTCCCCTACGCGCGTGGCCGCGACCACCGGGCGTTCTCCATGTACGTCTACCTCCCCGACGCGCACGACGGCCTTCCGGGCCTGCTGCACAAGCTGAGCTCCGACCCGGCGGCGTCGCTCGAGAGCTCCGCGTCTCTGATGGCCAAGGTCCCCGTGCGCGCGCTCAGGGTGCCCAGGTTCACCGTGTCGTACAAGACTAAGGCCGCGGCGATGCTGCAGGACCTCGGGCTGGCCCTGCCGTTTGACCCCATCCGCGCCGACTTCGGCGACATGGTGGAGTCGCCGCCGGAGCCCCTCTTCGTGTCGGAAGTCTACCACGAGTGCTTCGTCGAGGTGAACGAGGAGGGcaccgaggccgccgcggcgaccgcCGCCGTTATGGCCTGTCGTTGTTGcgcgcgcccgcctccgccggaggacttcgtcgccgaccaCCCGTTCATGTTTTTGATCCAGGAGGACTTCACCGGCGTGGTGGTGTTCGCCGGGCAAGTGGTCGACCCTTCGCTTTCACGCTAA